A DNA window from Pongo abelii isolate AG06213 chromosome 2, NHGRI_mPonAbe1-v2.0_pri, whole genome shotgun sequence contains the following coding sequences:
- the LOC103890183 gene encoding LOW QUALITY PROTEIN: uncharacterized protein ARIH2OS (The sequence of the model RefSeq protein was modified relative to this genomic sequence to represent the inferred CDS: deleted 1 base in 1 codon) produces MLEQCTGDGERPGLPGDGEGGVPARPGRRAERPPQRPAKVNKAVTCAAHLPGAAASRPLSPNKPDRVRPGQRDRIGAKRQQRRRADAGQARAASSRRVVPAAPEVFGAVASLPDRGRPTVARVATGSRLEGLFSAASLKLSALTQSLTRVRQAPTASAATIRLPASPVEMFLTSAFLTGFSFHCLYSGIGHGEDILASVEQIRTIVSRPLSGQRGAGPGISAYIPRRSLGGPRAATTPGFHFPYRGLVRRPVRRLTVTVPDCILTALLAVSFHSIGVVIMTSSYLLGLVVKWCG; encoded by the exons ATGCTCGAACAATGCACCGGCGACGGGGAGCGCCCGGGCCTCCCGGGCGACGGCGAAGGCGGAGTCCCGGCCCGGCCAGGGAGGCGCGCGGAGAGGCCCCCCCAGCGGCCCGCCAAGGTAAACAAGGCCGTGACGTGCGCCGCGCACTTACCGGGAGCTGCGGCCTCGCGGCCGCTGAGCCCGAACAAGCCAGACCGGGTCAGGCCGGGCCAGAGGGACCGGATTGGGGCGAAGCGGCAGCAGAGGCGGCGGGCCGACGCCGGTCAAGCCCGCGCTGCTTCCTCCAGAAGAGTCGTCCCCGCAGCTCCGGAAGTGTTTGGCGCCGTTGCGTCACTTCCGGATCGGGGTCGACCCACGGTCGCTCGGGTCGCGACAGGCTCCCGGCTAGAGGGCCTGTTTAGCGCCGCCTCCTTGAAACTTAGCGCTCTGACCCAGAGTCTGACCAGGGTACGGCAGGCGCCGACCGCGTCTGCAGCCACCATTCGCCTACCAGCGTCTCCCGTCGAGATGTTTTTAACCAGCGCGTTTCTCACCGGCTTCTCATTTCACTGTTTGTACTCCGGGATCGGGCACGGAGAAGACATCCTGGCGTCAGTGGAGCAGATA AGAACCATTGTTTCTCGGCCGCTATCTGGTCAGAGGGGAGCTGGGCCGGGAATTTCTGCCTACATCCCGAGGCGGTCGCTAGGTGGCCCCAGAGCCGCAACCACACCAGGCTTTCACTTCCCCTACCGAGGCCTCGTTCGCCGCCCAGTTCGCCGACTTACGGTCACCGTGCCAGATTGCATCTTAACTGCCTTGCTTGCAGTTTCTTTTCACAGTATAGGAGTTGTCATCATGACTTCCAGTTACCTTCTGGGACTGGTTGTCAAATGGTGTGGCTAG